One stretch of Mesotoga sp. UBA6090 DNA includes these proteins:
- the deoC gene encoding deoxyribose-phosphate aldolase, translating to MKTITRFSKRFDSTLLKATATIKESEVFIDDSVSCDFRAIVVPWYLMDRVVGKVRGTDISAACGSGFPFGFETTETKAYMIRESLRLGPEVRDIDITANISAMKSGDWDYFERELSYLSGLLRDVVCKVIIEVSYLDTGEIEKACSILMKLPYVDFVKTGTGYGSRATTVEDVRTIKRVVGDEKGIKVSGGVKSLSQVEEFMAAGADIFGSSSAITIYREFNEKYPGRADLA from the coding sequence TTGAAGACCATTACCAGATTCTCGAAAAGGTTCGACAGCACGCTTCTGAAGGCGACCGCTACAATCAAGGAGTCCGAAGTCTTTATAGACGATAGTGTCTCCTGTGATTTCAGAGCGATTGTGGTTCCATGGTACTTGATGGACAGAGTGGTTGGAAAAGTCAGAGGTACGGATATCTCGGCTGCCTGCGGGTCGGGTTTTCCTTTCGGATTTGAGACGACGGAAACGAAGGCTTATATGATTAGGGAGTCGCTTCGGCTCGGCCCCGAAGTGAGAGATATAGATATAACGGCCAATATTTCCGCTATGAAGTCTGGAGACTGGGATTACTTTGAAAGGGAGCTCTCTTATCTTTCCGGTCTTCTAAGAGATGTCGTCTGCAAAGTAATCATCGAAGTATCTTATCTCGATACCGGCGAAATTGAAAAGGCTTGCTCTATTCTGATGAAGCTTCCTTACGTCGACTTCGTCAAGACAGGTACGGGATACGGTTCAAGAGCCACTACGGTAGAGGATGTAAGGACTATCAAGAGAGTTGTGGGAGATGAAAAAGGAATAAAGGTATCGGGAGGAGTGAAGTCTCTCTCTCAAGTTGAGGAGTTCATGGCCGCAGGAGCTGACATCTTTGGTTCCAGCAGCGCGATAACTATATACAGGGAATTCAACGAAAAATACCCCGGGAGAGCCGACCTTGCATGA
- a CDS encoding transaldolase family protein, translating into MKLFIDDGNVQAISELFDLGFFSGISTNPSILKRTGRKPLEVIKDMLNRFTGPLFVQCASRGHDEVLKEGNELFRLDPERIILKIPFSRTGIRVLREFKQMNINALITGVFSVPQVLMSAEAGADYVAPYANRIENLGIDLSVVGSMQKVLSNGSYETKLIAASFKTLTQISKMAELPIYGMSLPVAMYNEFFSHSGTLKAIENFEADWDSIEDREWVPLKS; encoded by the coding sequence ATGAAGCTGTTTATAGATGATGGAAACGTCCAAGCGATAAGTGAGTTGTTCGATTTAGGGTTCTTTTCTGGGATAAGCACTAATCCAAGTATTCTGAAGAGAACGGGAAGAAAACCACTCGAAGTCATAAAAGATATGTTGAATAGGTTTACGGGCCCTCTCTTTGTCCAGTGCGCCTCGAGAGGTCACGATGAAGTGCTCAAAGAGGGAAATGAACTCTTCAGGCTGGACCCCGAAAGGATAATTCTCAAGATCCCCTTCTCGAGAACAGGCATAAGGGTCTTGAGAGAATTCAAGCAGATGAATATAAATGCATTGATTACCGGGGTCTTCTCCGTTCCTCAAGTGCTGATGTCTGCAGAAGCGGGCGCCGACTATGTGGCGCCATATGCGAACAGGATCGAAAACCTGGGAATAGATCTCTCTGTTGTTGGGAGTATGCAGAAAGTATTGTCCAACGGGAGCTACGAGACAAAACTAATCGCTGCAAGCTTCAAGACTCTGACACAAATCTCTAAGATGGCCGAGCTACCTATATACGGAATGTCGCTTCCAGTAGCTATGTACAACGAGTTCTTCTCACACAGCGGAACACTGAAGGCAATCGAAAACTTCGAGGCAGATTGGGATTCAATTGAAGACCGTGAATGGGTTCCTCTGAAATCATGA
- a CDS encoding xylulokinase — protein sequence MKYIMAHDLGTTGDKATLFSQTGSFLTSSFAGYETFYTGPGMVEQDPEAWWTAFCTTTSEIIQKAEIDKKDISALSISGQMMAVVPVDRSGKLLRRAIIWADSRSTEQARELLSKIPESDLYKITGSRLSPTYQGLKIAWLKKYEPDLYERTFKFLQAKDYINLRLTGKFATDFSDAVMTALFDISRLEWSEELIFALGTESSKLPDVYASITDLGEIKKEVAADLGLPNSCKVILGAGDGCSAAVGAGAVEVGDTYLYLGSSAWISTITEEPLLEKEMRVFSGAHAVKGLYFQSGTMQAAGTSYSWIKDILYGDGSTKESDLDIYSHLDNQLCESHCHSESVLYLPYLLGERSPIWNSHARGTFIGLSASHKKVDIVRAVIEGVSMNLKWILESLEESLPIGKIRVIGGVIKSRIWKRMISNILGKTITIPQNVDEATSIGAAMIAGVGAGLFNFSAVRNFVVDVEEIEPIGEQQEDYLRLYDLFKESYLALEKTFEGLNGVRRG from the coding sequence TTGAAGTACATAATGGCACATGACCTGGGTACAACTGGAGACAAGGCAACTTTGTTCAGCCAAACAGGATCTTTTCTCACTTCATCCTTCGCCGGTTATGAAACCTTCTACACCGGTCCCGGAATGGTTGAGCAAGATCCCGAGGCATGGTGGACTGCCTTTTGCACGACAACTTCCGAAATCATTCAGAAGGCAGAAATCGACAAAAAAGATATCTCTGCACTCAGTATTAGCGGGCAGATGATGGCAGTAGTGCCGGTAGATAGATCGGGCAAACTGCTCAGAAGGGCAATTATTTGGGCAGATTCGAGAAGCACCGAACAGGCAAGAGAACTTCTATCTAAAATTCCGGAAAGCGATCTTTACAAGATAACTGGTTCCAGACTCTCGCCCACCTATCAGGGATTGAAGATAGCCTGGCTAAAGAAGTACGAACCCGATCTATATGAAAGAACTTTCAAGTTTCTTCAGGCAAAGGATTACATAAACCTTCGCCTGACAGGAAAGTTTGCGACAGACTTTTCCGATGCAGTTATGACAGCTCTATTTGATATCTCGAGGTTAGAGTGGTCTGAAGAACTGATTTTCGCTCTCGGAACTGAAAGCTCAAAGCTCCCTGATGTATACGCCTCCATTACCGACTTGGGAGAAATAAAGAAAGAAGTGGCGGCGGACCTCGGCCTTCCAAACTCATGCAAAGTAATACTCGGAGCAGGAGACGGTTGCAGCGCGGCCGTGGGAGCAGGCGCCGTTGAAGTGGGCGACACCTACCTATACCTTGGATCCTCCGCCTGGATTTCCACAATAACCGAAGAGCCTCTACTAGAGAAGGAAATGCGTGTGTTCTCTGGGGCGCATGCAGTAAAAGGCCTTTACTTTCAGTCAGGCACTATGCAGGCTGCCGGAACCTCATACAGCTGGATTAAGGATATTCTTTACGGTGATGGGTCCACAAAAGAAAGCGATCTTGATATCTATTCTCATCTTGACAACCAACTCTGTGAATCTCACTGTCACAGTGAATCAGTACTGTATCTTCCATATCTGCTTGGAGAAAGAAGTCCCATATGGAATTCCCATGCAAGAGGTACTTTCATAGGATTGTCTGCCTCCCACAAGAAGGTCGATATCGTGCGAGCAGTAATCGAAGGCGTTTCTATGAATCTGAAATGGATTCTGGAAAGTCTGGAAGAATCCTTGCCGATAGGTAAGATCAGGGTTATTGGAGGAGTTATAAAAAGCAGAATTTGGAAGCGTATGATCTCAAACATTCTCGGAAAGACTATCACCATTCCGCAAAACGTCGATGAAGCTACTTCTATCGGGGCGGCCATGATTGCCGGAGTAGGTGCCGGTCTTTTTAATTTCTCCGCGGTTCGGAATTTCGTCGTTGATGTCGAAGAAATCGAGCCGATCGGGGAACAGCAAGAAGATTACCTGAGACTCTACGACCTGTTCAAAGAATCATATCTTGCTCTAGAGAAGACATTTGAAGGGCTTAATGGAGTCAGAAGGGGTTAG
- a CDS encoding linear amide C-N hydrolase, with translation MSEKIVSSSCCFSGISFCSTGCTEFLLSPERNKGMVISGRSMDFSYPLNSKVVFFNRDDSFSSHMPDGSEAVSWENKYGFVGLNENGLSLSALWLPGTEYEEVSRDSEPTKVIELFDLPSWILGTLRHSNQLRTVLKK, from the coding sequence ATGAGTGAGAAAATTGTCAGTAGTAGTTGTTGCTTTAGCGGTATTTCTTTCTGTTCGACTGGATGTACTGAGTTCCTTCTTTCGCCTGAAAGGAACAAGGGCATGGTTATTTCAGGTAGAAGTATGGACTTTTCCTATCCTCTGAACTCGAAAGTTGTCTTCTTCAACAGGGATGATAGTTTTAGCAGCCACATGCCCGATGGGTCTGAAGCCGTCTCGTGGGAAAACAAATATGGATTTGTTGGATTGAATGAAAACGGATTGTCTTTGAGCGCCCTTTGGTTACCGGGAACAGAGTATGAAGAAGTCTCTCGGGATTCAGAGCCTACAAAGGTTATAGAGCTGTTCGATCTTCCTTCCTGGATTCTTGGAACTTTGAGACACTCGAATCAGTTAAGAACGGTCTTGAAGAAATGA
- a CDS encoding HdeD family acid-resistance protein, with protein MAEVKKLDWISLLVGFFLVIGGVFSFSHPLATFSTLAIMLGIVVLVRGIVLIVAFFKVENRTGAKVFFALVLGIFLVITGIIFLFRPLFAANVFAFIIAIWFIVDAINNLINADRIKPAGKGIYFLSIVFNVFVLIGGVILVLHPLIAGLSVAVLIGITLLVFGVNHIVLAFIGKDSE; from the coding sequence ATGGCAGAGGTGAAGAAATTAGATTGGATTTCTCTTCTAGTGGGCTTCTTTCTAGTAATTGGAGGGGTGTTTTCTTTTAGTCATCCTTTAGCGACATTCTCAACACTTGCGATTATGCTTGGCATAGTAGTTCTTGTTAGAGGGATTGTTTTAATAGTCGCCTTCTTCAAAGTGGAGAACAGAACTGGAGCAAAGGTGTTTTTCGCTCTAGTTCTCGGAATATTCTTGGTAATTACTGGGATCATATTCTTGTTCAGACCACTCTTTGCAGCTAATGTTTTCGCTTTCATCATAGCCATCTGGTTCATAGTCGATGCGATCAATAACCTTATAAACGCTGACAGGATTAAACCTGCAGGAAAGGGGATCTATTTTCTAAGCATAGTCTTCAATGTGTTTGTTCTCATTGGAGGTGTAATTCTTGTTTTGCATCCTCTAATTGCTGGTCTTTCAGTTGCAGTACTGATTGGGATCACTCTGCTGGTTTTCGGTGTTAATCACATTGTGTTGGCCTTTATAGGTAAGGATTCTGAATAA
- a CDS encoding cache domain-containing protein: MISKPIADVAEEKDMDLLLKSVQKRIQEQFNLMDSSLAKGAEDIRSVLHNPAEMTEILKELYSNNPQVVNVSFIDIEGVLTHIYPDEFNYVEGDWIGDQEQVTELHRTGLPVLSQSFIAVEGFPALDLEWPVFTKEGELSGSLSFLIKPETFLAPLIIPKNYEPYEFWVMQPDGLIFYDQDEMEIGRNLFTDQLYKPFEELRVLGSEISKKESGWGQYSFFSRGMDSVIVKEVRWSSVGLHGTQWRLILTKGN; this comes from the coding sequence GTGATATCCAAACCGATCGCTGATGTTGCCGAAGAGAAGGACATGGATCTTCTACTAAAAAGTGTACAGAAAAGAATTCAGGAGCAGTTCAACCTCATGGACAGCTCCCTCGCAAAAGGAGCGGAAGATATAAGAAGCGTACTCCATAATCCTGCTGAGATGACAGAGATCTTGAAAGAGCTGTACTCAAACAATCCTCAGGTTGTGAACGTATCTTTCATAGATATCGAAGGGGTTCTGACGCACATATACCCGGATGAATTCAATTATGTGGAAGGAGACTGGATTGGAGATCAAGAACAGGTGACTGAACTCCATAGAACTGGATTACCGGTATTAAGCCAGAGTTTTATTGCTGTTGAGGGCTTCCCTGCTCTTGATCTTGAGTGGCCAGTATTTACTAAGGAAGGGGAACTCTCCGGTTCTTTAAGTTTCCTGATAAAACCGGAAACCTTCCTCGCGCCCCTAATAATTCCGAAGAACTATGAACCTTACGAATTTTGGGTTATGCAGCCAGATGGTTTGATATTCTATGATCAGGATGAAATGGAGATAGGCAGGAACCTCTTCACCGATCAGCTTTACAAGCCCTTTGAGGAGCTAAGAGTGTTGGGTAGTGAGATATCTAAAAAGGAATCTGGATGGGGACAATACAGTTTCTTTTCACGCGGAATGGATTCGGTTATTGTGAAGGAAGTAAGGTGGAGCTCAGTTGGGCTTCATGGAACACAATGGCGTCTGATACTTACGAAGGGCAATTGA
- a CDS encoding ABC transporter substrate binding protein yields MRKVLLIIFLFSILFCSHIVATKIMVVQSYDSDYSWSRELLEGIQGVLSDPSFEWKVFYMDTRLQTSEEWKIKSGVLASEEASAFNPDILIACDDNAMEYFAKDYLDAPVIFCGVNLDPSVHYLINANQTGVRETIFANETISMILELFPEIEAFRFIGDDSETFEGMKEQLQNLDLGDTSVEIEGFKVFEDWKEYVEDVSPSEAVVLLSVRTVEDRSGITVNARDVTQWTAENSSGPVFGVSDFIVRDGAVGGVVNSGFEEGRRAAILASSILSGTSVSEIEIETSKNPKTLLNTETLGKWNIELNVGWTDIVDEVISDWSIPAQSFLNLIMTSFEERLLGIMSSLRILASCAEVKSGDWSLIRPLLEKFNMEYEGLALYVLPDGGYYTVQRDWTGLNLANRGYFPDLLEGKEVLGYQVLSRSTGKRSIVFAVPVKDDGKISAFVGLSAFFENWNSSLIERLLLLPEIHFYVFDTQNSLALTDDTALLLGSLDYPVIGLSERLEGLSTDDGSLIYSDGVNLNTAYFKKSTHGG; encoded by the coding sequence GATCATGGTCGTACAGAGCTATGATAGCGATTACAGCTGGTCTAGAGAGCTTCTTGAAGGTATTCAAGGTGTATTGTCCGATCCTTCTTTCGAGTGGAAAGTCTTCTACATGGATACCCGCCTTCAGACTTCGGAGGAATGGAAGATCAAGTCCGGAGTCTTGGCCTCAGAAGAGGCATCTGCATTCAATCCAGACATATTGATCGCTTGTGATGACAATGCGATGGAATATTTCGCAAAGGATTATCTCGATGCGCCGGTTATCTTTTGCGGTGTGAATCTCGATCCTTCGGTTCATTATTTAATCAACGCGAATCAAACCGGTGTAAGAGAAACAATCTTCGCCAATGAAACGATCTCCATGATACTTGAACTCTTTCCAGAAATTGAAGCTTTTCGATTTATAGGAGACGACAGCGAGACCTTTGAGGGAATGAAGGAGCAGTTACAAAATCTCGATTTGGGAGATACATCGGTAGAGATCGAAGGATTCAAGGTATTTGAGGATTGGAAAGAGTACGTAGAAGACGTTTCTCCGAGTGAAGCGGTCGTTCTTCTCTCAGTGAGGACTGTCGAGGACAGATCAGGCATTACAGTCAACGCCCGCGACGTCACACAATGGACAGCGGAAAATTCGTCCGGTCCGGTCTTCGGTGTATCTGACTTCATTGTTCGCGATGGAGCTGTCGGTGGAGTCGTAAACTCTGGATTTGAAGAGGGAAGGCGGGCGGCGATTCTTGCATCTAGTATCCTCTCTGGAACCTCCGTATCAGAAATTGAGATAGAGACTTCCAAGAATCCGAAAACACTATTAAATACCGAAACTCTCGGTAAATGGAATATCGAGCTCAATGTCGGCTGGACCGACATTGTCGATGAAGTTATTTCTGATTGGTCGATACCAGCCCAGAGTTTCCTAAACCTTATCATGACGTCTTTTGAAGAACGACTCTTAGGAATTATGAGTTCATTGAGGATTCTTGCATCCTGTGCTGAAGTAAAGTCTGGAGACTGGTCACTCATCCGCCCCCTACTTGAGAAATTCAACATGGAGTATGAAGGGCTTGCCCTATATGTTCTCCCTGATGGAGGATACTATACCGTTCAAAGAGACTGGACCGGCTTGAATCTGGCGAATCGCGGTTACTTTCCCGATCTTCTCGAAGGAAAAGAGGTACTGGGTTATCAGGTACTTAGTCGATCTACGGGAAAGAGATCGATAGTCTTCGCGGTTCCTGTTAAGGATGACGGTAAGATTTCTGCTTTCGTAGGCCTCTCTGCCTTCTTTGAAAACTGGAACTCCTCGTTGATAGAACGTTTATTACTGCTTCCAGAGATTCACTTCTACGTCTTTGACACTCAGAATTCACTTGCCTTGACAGACGACACCGCACTTCTCCTCGGTTCTCTGGACTACCCTGTGATCGGTCTGAGCGAGAGGTTGGAAGGACTCTCAACTGACGATGGGAGTTTGATATATTCCGACGGTGTGAACTTGAATACTGCGTATTTCAAGAAATCAACGCATGGTGGCTAG